The genomic window ACCGCGGTCTTCGACGCCTTCGGCGATGACGACCACGGGCTCGGCGTCTCGGAGCTGGCCCGGCGGGCGAATCTCCCCAAATCGACGGTGTCTCGGATCGCCGCCGACCTCGTGGCCCAGCGATTCCTCGACCGGGACGGCGAGCTGCTCCACCTCGGCGTCCGTCTCTTCGAACTCGGACAGACCGTGCCGCAGCCGCGCATGCTCCGCCAGCTCGCGCTCCCGGTGATGAGGGAGCTGCAGGACGTCACGGCGCAGACCGTGCAGCTGGCGGTGCTCGACGGATCGGACATCGTCCTCATCGCCATGCTGCGGCAGCCGTCCACGGAATCCTCGTCCACGGGGCCTTCTCCCGCGCCGTCGCGCGCCCGGATCGGCGGACGCGAGCCTGCGCATGCGACGGCGCTCGGAAAGTGCATCCTCGCGTTCTCGCCCCCGGAGGTGGTCGCGCGCCTCGCGGCAGGAGGGTGGGAGCGACGGACGCCGCACACGATCGTCGAGCAGACCGCGCTGGTGCGCGAACTCGCGGACGTGCGTCGCAGCGGTGTGGCGACCGAGCACGAGGAGTGCGCGCTGGGCACCGTCGCGGTCGCGAGCCCGATCCTCGTCCCGGGCGAGGCGCCGACCGCGGCGATCTGCGTGGCCGGCCCCGTCGCCGCGCTGCAGCCTGACCGTGTCGCCGCCGCCGTACGGGCCGCGGCCGTCACGCTGAGCCGCCGGCTGACGGCGGAGCGCGAGCACTGACGGCCCAGCGCGACCCCCGCCGCAGGCACAGGGCAAGCGAGGTTCCACAGGGCAAGCGAAGGGGGTGGGTGCGCGTGCGCACCCACCCCCTCCTTATGCGTGTGGTCAGCCCGCCATCTCGCGGATGGCCTCGTAGGCCTCCAGGCTCTCGCCGGTGAAGTACTCGCTGAAGAAGTCCTCCGACTTGGTGATGAAGGCATCCATGTCGATGTCCTCCGTCTCGATGACCGTCATCGCGTCGTTGGCACGGTACTCGTCGAGGATCTCCTCGGTCGCCTCGTCGACGCAGTCGGCGTTCTCGGGGCGGATCTCGTGGATGGTCTCCTCGAGCAGCGCGGTCTGCTCTTCGCTCATCTTCTCGTACGTCTTGTCGCTGACGAGGATCCAGTGGATGCCGACATTGTGGTTGTTCAGCACCGCGGTGTTGAGGATCTCGTCGTAGCTGGACGACCGCGTCGCGACGATCGGGTTCTCCTGGCCGACGGCGATGCCCTGCTGCAGCGCCGAGTAGACCTCCTCCACCGCGACCGAGACCGGGTTGGTGACGCCCAGCGCCTCGGCGTTGGCGAGGAACTGCGGCGAGTTCGGGAACCGGATCGGCACGCCGTCGAGATCTTCAGGGCTCGTCACCTCGACGTCCTTCGTGGTGAAGGTGCGGGAGCCGAAGAACCAGCCGTCGACGATGTTGACGCCGGTCGACTCGTGGAACGACGCGAACAGGTCTTCCGAGCCTTCGTCGATCCACTGGAACGCGTGGTCGACGTCGTCGAAGGCGTAGGTCGCGTCGACGACGCCGATCGGCTCGAACGTCGAGCTCAGCGCCGACGCACCCTGCAGGTCGATGTCGATGTCTCCGGCCTGGACCAGCGGGAAGCGGTCGGCGTCGGGGCCGAGCTGGCTCGCGGGGTACAGGTCGACCGTGAAGCCGATGTCGGCCTCCTCGAGCCGTTCCTTGAGCAGTTCGACGCCGCAGTAGTAGTTCGGCGTCTCCTCGTTCTGGCTGGTCGCGACGGTGAGCGTGACGGGTTCGTTCTCCGCCGCGGACTCGGTGTCCGTGCCCTCGGGCGTGCCGCCGCCGGCGCAGCCGGCGGCGACGAGAGCGGTTGCTGCGAGCGCTGACGCGGCGAACATGCCGCGGCGCTTCGAGCGGGCTGTGCTCATGGGACTCTCCTCTGGTGTGCGCACGTCGTCGTGCGGGTTCTGACGTGTCATTCGATAGCCGGTGCGTGATGTGCCGTCGACGCGGCTCGCGCTGCGAACTCCCTGTCGACCACGCCGTCACGTGCGGCCCGGTGGCAGTGCTGACTCTTACGGACTTCGATCGGCCGGCAAAGCGATGTCCCGGCGAATGGAACATGAGGTGGGAGCTCCCCGCGGGAGCCTCACCGCTGAATGGAACGATCCGCCCACGTCGGCCCATGGTGCCATACGCTCGTGGCCGACTCTCGCCGCGACGATGATGCAGGGAGGGGCGACGTGACCGCATCGACACCGCCACCGGTTCGCATGGGCGTGGTCGGCGCCGGGTTCATGGGGCGCCAGCACATCGCATACATCCGTGCCGCGCCGGGCGCCGTGTTGACGGCGGTCGCCGACCCCGCCGTGCAGCCGGCGGAGCTCGGATGCCCCACGTATCGGTCGATGGCGGAGATGCTGGATGCCGAGCAGCTCGACGCGGTGATCATCGCCAACCCCAACCCGCTGCATGTCGAGACGGCGGTCGAAGGCCTCGAGGCGGGCGTCGCGGTTCTTCTCGAGAAGCCGGTCGCCACCTCGTACGCGCAGTCGCGGCGGCTGGTGGACGCCGTCGAACGCCTGCAGGGACGTCTGCTCGTCGGTCATCACCGGCGTCATCACCCGGCGATCGCGCGGGCGCGCGCCGCGATCCGCGACGGGGAGCTCGGGAAGGTCGTCGCCGTGAACGGCATGTGGTCCGCGCGGAAGGAACCCGAGTACTTCACCGAGGCGCCGTGGCACAGCGAGCCGGGGGCGGGCGTCACCCTCATCAACGCCGTGCACGATCTGGACCTCCTGCGGCACCTGTGCGGGGAGGTCGCGGAGATCCAGGCGATGCACGGCTCGCACGCCCGCGGGCTCGACGTGGAGGACACGGTCTCGATGAGCCTCCGCTTCGAGAGCGGTGCCCTGGGCAGTCTGATCGCCTCCGACGCCGGCGTCTCGCCGTGGGGCTGGGACCAGGCCACGGAAGAATCGCCCGCCTTCCCGTTCCTCCCCGACGAAGTCGCCTACCGCATCGTCGGCACGCGCGCGGCGCTGTCGGTGCCGAACCTCGCGATGTACGCCTATGCACCGTCGGTGCCGGCGGATTGGCACTCGCCGCTCTCGCGCACCTACCTCCCGTACGCGCCGCGCGGATCCTTCCCCGCGCAGCTCGACCACTTCGTCGAGGTCGCCCGAGGCGCGGCGGCGCCCCTGGTGTCGGCGGACGATGCGTCGCGCACCCTCGCCCTGGTCGAAGCGGCGTCGCTCGCGGCGCGCACCGGCCGAACCGTGGACGTCGCGCGCTTCTCGTCCGATGCGGCGGAGCCGGCGGCGGGCGGTGAGCGGACCGATGACGGCACGGCATGAGCACCGGTTCGACGCGATCGTCGTCGGGGGAGGCCTCGCGGGTCTGGCGGCCACGCGGCGTCTGGCCGAGGCCGGACTGCACGTCGCACTCGTCGAGAAGCGGGACCGGCTCGGGGGCAGTTCGGCGCTGAGCGGAGGATGGTTCGCGCTGTCGGACACGCCGGTGCAGCGACGAGCGGGGGTCGAGGACTCCGACGACGTCTTCCTGGCCGACATGCTCGAGACCGGCGGCGGCTTCGCCGACCCGCTGCTGCTGCGGGGGCTCGTCGCCCACCAGGCGCACGCGGTGGCGGCGATCGACAAGGCGGATGCGTGGACCGACGAACTCAAGGTCAGCGCCGGCATGACGATCGCTCGCGCGCACCTGATCCGCATCCGCGGACTGCTCGCGTCGCTCGAGCGCGACGCCGTCGCGGCGGGGGCGGCGCTCCTTCTCGGCCGGCCCGCCGACGCACTGGTCAAGGAGGGCACGCGGGTGAACGGCATCCGCTCAGAGGGGGAGGTGTTCGCCGCAGATGCGGGGGTCGTCCTCACCACCGGCGGATTCTCACGCTCGCGCGAGCTGCTCGACCTGTTCGTACCGGATCAGGCGCCGGCCATGCCGTACGGCGGCGTGGGCAGCACCGGCGACGGGCTTCGCATGGCATGGATGCTGGGTGCCGGCCTCGCTGACGTCGGC from Microbacterium sp. ProA8 includes these protein-coding regions:
- the dctP gene encoding TRAP transporter substrate-binding protein DctP — encoded protein: MSTARSKRRGMFAASALAATALVAAGCAGGGTPEGTDTESAAENEPVTLTVATSQNEETPNYYCGVELLKERLEEADIGFTVDLYPASQLGPDADRFPLVQAGDIDIDLQGASALSSTFEPIGVVDATYAFDDVDHAFQWIDEGSEDLFASFHESTGVNIVDGWFFGSRTFTTKDVEVTSPEDLDGVPIRFPNSPQFLANAEALGVTNPVSVAVEEVYSALQQGIAVGQENPIVATRSSSYDEILNTAVLNNHNVGIHWILVSDKTYEKMSEEQTALLEETIHEIRPENADCVDEATEEILDEYRANDAMTVIETEDIDMDAFITKSEDFFSEYFTGESLEAYEAIREMAG
- a CDS encoding IclR family transcriptional regulator, encoding MRTANWTDSVSVLDRVTAVFDAFGDDDHGLGVSELARRANLPKSTVSRIAADLVAQRFLDRDGELLHLGVRLFELGQTVPQPRMLRQLALPVMRELQDVTAQTVQLAVLDGSDIVLIAMLRQPSTESSSTGPSPAPSRARIGGREPAHATALGKCILAFSPPEVVARLAAGGWERRTPHTIVEQTALVRELADVRRSGVATEHEECALGTVAVASPILVPGEAPTAAICVAGPVAALQPDRVAAAVRAAAVTLSRRLTAEREH
- a CDS encoding FAD-dependent oxidoreductase, with translation MTARHEHRFDAIVVGGGLAGLAATRRLAEAGLHVALVEKRDRLGGSSALSGGWFALSDTPVQRRAGVEDSDDVFLADMLETGGGFADPLLLRGLVAHQAHAVAAIDKADAWTDELKVSAGMTIARAHLIRIRGLLASLERDAVAAGAALLLGRPADALVKEGTRVNGIRSEGEVFAADAGVVLTTGGFSRSRELLDLFVPDQAPAMPYGGVGSTGDGLRMAWMLGAGLADVGHVAGTYGQHAEATDDEHELLTANYLGAILVNALGARFTDESESYKVLGSAVLNQPRRMAFQIFDARVRALSKPGVPLSDMERIEELGHLVNAPTLAELGRRLELPPGALEGTVEQYNESVAGRTADAFGRTGLVNGVGALLPVARAPFYAYPAVTAMTSTYGGLRVAPDTTVVRVDGSRIEGLSAAGEVVGGFHGASYMTGTALTKALVFGVVAADTITGGARLTT
- a CDS encoding Gfo/Idh/MocA family oxidoreductase, whose translation is MTASTPPPVRMGVVGAGFMGRQHIAYIRAAPGAVLTAVADPAVQPAELGCPTYRSMAEMLDAEQLDAVIIANPNPLHVETAVEGLEAGVAVLLEKPVATSYAQSRRLVDAVERLQGRLLVGHHRRHHPAIARARAAIRDGELGKVVAVNGMWSARKEPEYFTEAPWHSEPGAGVTLINAVHDLDLLRHLCGEVAEIQAMHGSHARGLDVEDTVSMSLRFESGALGSLIASDAGVSPWGWDQATEESPAFPFLPDEVAYRIVGTRAALSVPNLAMYAYAPSVPADWHSPLSRTYLPYAPRGSFPAQLDHFVEVARGAAAPLVSADDASRTLALVEAASLAARTGRTVDVARFSSDAAEPAAGGERTDDGTA